GCCTACCGGCAGTGGCGCGAGCACCTCGCGCCGGTCGTGGAGCACGCGGCATCCCGCGGCGTGCGGATCGGCATCGAGCCGCTGAACCGCTACGAGACGTCGCTCGTCAACACGGTCGACCAGGCGCTCGAAGGCCTCGACGGACTCCTCGGAGCTTCCCTCGGCCTCGCCCTGGACACGTATCACCTGAACATCGAGGAGCGGTCCAGCGCCGGTGCGATCCGTGCGGCGGGCGAGCACCTCGTTCACATCCAGGTCTGCGGCAGCGACCGCGGGGCGCCCGGCGGCGACCAGACCGACTGGGACGCCCTGATCGGCGCCCTCGACGAGGTCGGGCACACCGGCCCCCTCGTCATCGAGAGCTTCACGGCCGAGAACGCCTCGATCGCCACGGCGGCGTCGATCTGGCGGCCCCTCGCGCCGACGCAGGACGACCTCGCGCGCGACGGTCTGGCGTTCCTGCGCGAGCTGACCCGGACGGGGGAGTCACGATGACGCGCGAGCTCGGGGTGGCCGTCATCGGCTACTCGTTCATGGGCAAGGCCCACTCGAACGCCTGGCGCAACGTCGGGGCGTTCCATCCGCACCTGCCGCGGGTCGCCCAGCAGGTCCTGGTCGGCCGCGACGCGTCGGCCGTCAGCGCGGCGGCCCACCAGTTCGGCTGGCGCGAGTCGGCCACCGACTGGCGCGACGTCGTCACGCGCGACGACGTGGACGTCATCGACATCTGCACCCCCGGTCACCTGCACCACGAGATCGCCCTGGCCGCCCTGCGCGCCGGCAAGCACGTCATCGTGGAGAAGCCGCTGACCAACACCCTCGAGGAGTCCGCGGAGCTCGTCGTCGCGGCCGAGGAGGCCCGCGCTCGGGGGGTCCGCTCGATGGTGGGGTTCAACTACCGGTGCGTGCCCGCGCTCGCCCTGGCCCGCTCGGTGATCGCCGAGGGTCGGATCGGCGAGGTCCGCCAGGTGCGTGCCTCCTACCTGCAGGACTGGCTCGTCGACCCCGACGCCCCCATGACCTGGCGCCTGCGCAAGGAGGAGGCCGGGTCGGGAGTGCTGGGCGACCTCGGCTCGCACGTGGTCGACCAGGTGCGCTTCCTGCTCGACGACGAGATCGCGAGCGTCTCGGGGCGACTCGAGACGTTCGTCGAGTCGCGGCCGGGGCCCTCCGGTCCCGAGCCGGTCACGGTCGACGACGCGGCCTGGGCGCTGCTGGGCACGTCGCGCGGAGCGGTGGTGAGCCTCGAGGTCAGCCGGATGGCCGCCGGCCGCAAGAACGCGCTGCAGATCGAGGTGTTCGGGTCCCGCGGCTCGGTCGCCTTCGACCTCGAGCGCCTCAACGAGCTGTGGATCGACACCGGCGAGGGACGCACCCGCGTGCTCGTGACCGAGCCCGATCATCCCCACCTGGAGCCGTGGTGGCCGCCCGGCCACGTGCTGGGCTGGGACCACACGTTCACGACGCAGGCCGCCGGCTTCCTCGCCGCGATCGCGGCCGGCACCGACCCCACGCCCTCGTTCGAGGACGGCCTGGCGGTGCAGCGGGTGCTCGACGCGATCGAGCGCAGTGCCGTCGCCGGGCGCGACACGGTCGCACTCGCGAGATCCTGATCATCGAAGGAGGGACACCATGGGCAAGCGCTTCACGCTCTTCACGGGCCAGTGGGCCGACCTGACGCTCGAGGAGGTCGCCGAGCTGGCGGCCGGCTGGGGCTACGACGGCCTCGAGATCGCCGTGTCCGGCGAGCACCTCGACGCCTGGCGCTGGGACGACGACGACTACGTCGAGGGACGCCTCGAGATCCTGCGCCGGCACGGCCTCGGCTGCTGGGCGATCTCGAACCACCTCAAGGGCCAGGCCGTGTGCGACGACCCGATCGACGACCGCCACCGGTCCATCGTCGGTCCGCGGGTGTGGGGCGACGGTGAGCCCGAGGGCGTGCGCCGCCGCGCCGCCGAGGAGATGCAGCACACCGCACGGCTGGCGCAGCGGATGGGCGTCGACGTCGTGGTGGGCTTCACGGGCTCGTCGATCTGGCAGTACGTGGCGATGTTCCCGCCCGTCCCGGCCGAGCGCATCGAGGCCGGCTACCAGGACTTCGCCGACCGCTGGCACCCGATCCTCGACGTCTTCGACGAGTGCGGCGTCCGGTTCGCCCACGAGGTCCACCCCTCCGAGATCGCCTACGACCACTGGTCGACCGTGCGCACGTTGGAGGCGATCGGCCACCGCGAGGCGTTCGGGATCAACTGGGACCCCAGCCACATGGTCTGGCAGGGACTCGACCCCGTCGCGTTCATCAGCGACTTCGCCGACCGGATCTACCACGTCGACTGCAAGGACACCCGCATGCGGATGGGCGGGGGCCGCAACGGCATCCTCTCGTCGCACCTGCCGTGGGGCGACCAGCGTCGCGGCTGGGACTTCGTCTCCACCGGGCGCGGTGACGTGCCGTGGGAGGACGCGTTCCGGGCGCTCGCGCGCATCGGCTACGCCGGGCCGATCTCGGTGGAGTGGGAGGACGCCGGGATGGACCGGCTCCGCGGCGCGCCCGAGGCGCTCGAGTTCCTCAAGCGCTTCGACTTCGAGCTGCCCACCGCCTCGTTCGACTCCGTGTTCGACCAAGGCTGACCGGCGCGGGGCGCGACGGGACTAGGCTTCGAGCGTGAGGACCCTCATCACCGGAGGCGTGCGTTCGGGCAAGTCGTTCCATGCCGAGTCGATGCTCGTCGCAGCCACCGACGTCACGTACATCGCCCCGGGTCCGCCGCCGGACCCGGAGTTCGATCCCGACTGGGCGGCGCGCGTCGAGGCCCACCGGGGGCGTCGGCCCCAGCACTGGAAGACGGTCGAGACCGCCGACCTGGAGCGCGCCATCGCGATGACCGACGACACCGTCATCGTGGACTGCCTCGGCACGTGGGTCACCGCCCTGATCAGCGAGCTCGACGGCTGGGACCAGACACTCGACGACTGGGAGCCCGAGTTCTGGCTCCGCGTCGAGCGCGCCGTGCAGGCGATGACGGCCCACGCCGAGGACGTCGTCGTGGTGACCAACGAGGTCGGCTGGGGCGTCGTGCCCGAGCACCGCTCCGGGCGGCTGTTCCGCGACCTGCTCGGCAAGGTCAACCAGCGCTTCGCCATGGACTGCGACGAGGTCCTGCTCGTCGTCGCGGGCCGCGTCCTGCGCCTCTGAGCCCCGCGCCCGCCCGCGCCGGACAGCCGCCACCCCTCGGCCACTTTTGGAACGCGTTGCACGTGGGATCGCGGCGAAAGCGTGCATCCCGTTCCAAAAGTGGCGAGGGGTGGCGGTCGGTCGCGGGCGTCAGGCAGGAGGCGTGAAGGCCGCGCGGGCGTCGGCGACGCGGGCGCGGATCACGCAGTCGTGGGCGTGGTCGTTGACCAGACCCATCGCCTGCATGAACGAGAACACCGTGGTCGGGCCGACGAACTTCCAGCCGCGCCGCTTGAGGTCCTTCGACAGCGCCGTCGCGGTGGGCGAGGTGGTCAGCGACTGCGGCTCGGGGATCTCGGCCGGGTCGGGCTCGTGGCGCCACACGAACGCCGCGAGGGAGCCCTCCGACTCGATCAGGTCCAGCGCGCGGCCGGCGTTGTTGATCGCCGCCTCGATCTTGCCGCGGTGCCTGACGATGCCCGCGTCGGCGAGCATCCGCAGCACGTCGGACTCGTCGAACGCGGCGACGGTCTCGAGGTCGAACCCCGCGAACGCCGCGCGGAAGTTCTCGCGCTTGTCCAGGATCGTGCGCCACGACAGGCCCGACTGGAACCCCTCGAGGCAGAACTTCTCGAAGAGCCGCACGTCGTCGGAGACGGGGAAGCCCCACTCGCCGTCGTGGTACTCCACGAAGCCGGGGGCGCCACCGGCCCAGTCGCAGCGCGGCGCGCCGTCGGGGCCGAGGAACGTCATGCGATCACCGCCGAGAAGCCGATCAGGAGGACAGCGAGGGCGACCTCGACCGAGGCGCCCACCGCATCGCCGATGATGCCACCAAGGCGGCGCACGACGTGGGCGATCAGGGCGAGGGTCACCGCGAGGGCCACCGCCACCGTGACGACGCCCTGCAGCACGGGGGCGGAGGTCGTGGCCGTGAGGGCGGCTCCGACGCCGGCGGCGGCGATCCAGCCGACGGCCAGGGCGACGGGTCCGACGCTGCCGGCGAAGGTGGCTCCCATGCCGTCGCTGCGGGCCGCGGGCACGCCGCGGCGCAGTCCCACCGTGGCCGCGGCGCGCGCGAGGCACCACAGCACCCCGAGCGCGACCGGTCCCCACGACCAGAGCGTCGCCACGGTCCCCGCGGCGGCAGCCTGGGTCAGCAGGACGAGCACGAGCGTGGCCGCGCCGGCGGGTCCCACGTCGCCCGTGCGGGCGACGGTGAGCGCGCGGTCGCGGTCGTACGACGAGGCCAGTGCGTCGGCGGTGTCCGCCAGTCCGTCGAGGTGGAAGCCGCGGGTCGCCCACGCGCCGAGCCCGATCGCGAGGGCGCCGACGACGACCGAGGACAGCCCGAGCTCGCGGCCGCCCCACGCGACCAGGGCCACGAGCGCACCGACGGGGATGACGGCCAGCGGCGCGATCGCGACGGCGACCCCGGCGGTGGCACGGTCCACCCGCCGCGGAGCCGGGACGGGGACGGCACTGAACGTCCCGACCGACAGCCGGACCGCGTCGCCGAACCGGCTCACAGGAGCTCGTCGAGCCGTGCCATCTCCGACAGCAGCAGCGCCGCGGACCGCACGAGGGGCACGGCGGTGACGGCGCCCGAGCCCTCGCCGAGGCGCATGCCGAGGTCGAGCAGCGGCTCGAGCCCGAGGTCCTTCAGGGCGTGCCACTGCGCGCCCTCGGTGGAGCGGTGGCCGGCGGCGAGCCATGGGGCCACGCCCGGGGTGAGGCGCTCGGCGACCAGCGCGGCGGCCGTGGCGATCGCGCCGTCGAGCAGGACCGGGACGCCCGCCTGCGCGGCGGCGCTGATGAACCCGGCCTGGGCGGCGATGTCGGGGCTCCCGAGCGCGCTCAGCAGGTCGATCGGGTCGGAGGTGCGATCCTGCGCGCGCCGCAGGGCCGTGTCGATGACCTCGGTCTTGACCCGGAGCGCCGCGTCGTCGATGCCGGTGCCACGCCCGACGACGTCGACGGCCGGGAGGCCCAGGATCGCAGCCGTGAGGACCGCCGCGGTGGTGGTGTCGCCGATGCCCATGTCGCCGCCGATCAGCAGGTCGGCGCCGGCCGCGATCTCCTCGGCGGCGATCGCCGCGCCCGCCTCGACGGCGCGCCGGGCCTCGTCGGCGGTCATCGGATCGGTCAGGTGGAGGGGCTCGGTGCCCCGGCGGATCTTGTACGCGCTGATCGCCGGGTCGAGGTCGGGGAACTCGCCGTCGACGCCGAGGTCCTGGACCCGCAGGTGCACGTCGTGCTGCCGGGCGAGGACGGCCACGCCCGCGACGCCGGAGACGAACGCGCGCACCATCGCGCCGGTGACGGCCGGGGGGTAGGCCGAGACGCCGTGCGCCGCGACACCGTGGTCGCCCGCGAAGACGACGGCTCGCACGTTGGAGGGCGCGGCCGGCGTGGCCTCGCCGCGGACCGATGACCACCACAGCGCCAGCTCGCCGAGGCGCCCGAGGGCCCCGGTGGGAATCGCCAGCGCGGCGAGGCGGTCACGAGCTGCGGAGAGGGCGTCCTGCGAGGGCGGGGTGATCATCTGCCCATTGTCCCGCGAGATCGACGAGCTCGGCCTCGAGGGTCACCAGGCGGGAGGCGGCCTCGCGGTCGAGGCCCGCGGCCACCACGCGGTCGGTGGCGTCTTCCAGCTGGGCGCGCGCGGCCCGGCCGGTCTCGGTGGCGGTGCCGTCGGGTTCGAGCCAGCCGCGCGTCACGAGTCCGGCGATCGCCTCGGCCCACTCCTCCTCGGTCCAGCCCCGCATGGTGCGCTGGTCGGCGTGCCGCAACCACCCTGTGCTCTCGGCGAGCGCGTTGGCCGCGGCCCCGCTGAGGCCCGCGGCGGTGAGCACGGCGACGTGGCAGTCGCCCCGGTACTCGCGCAGGGCCGTGACGGACTGCCAGAAGTCGATGACGGGATCGTCGGAGGCGGGCAGCTCGGCGTGGGCGGCGGCCAGGGGCTTGCCGGCCCAGTCGACGCCCGCCAGCACCGAGCGGACCCGCGGCGCGAGAGCGGTCGCACCCTCGGCGACGCCCTCGAGGAGGTCGCGCGCCAGCGCGTACCGCTGCTCGAGCACGCGGTCGCGGTCGGCCAGTCGCCAGGCGTCGGGCAGGGCCCGTTCCACGAGCCGCGGCGCGAACCCGTGGAACGTGGCGACGACGAGCCGGGGTCTGGGCGTGCCGAGCGCTGCGGACCGGCTGGCGAAGTAGCCCATCCAGTAGCCCTTCAGGCCGACCGACTCGTACCTGGCCTTGGAATCGGGGGCGAAGTAGACGCCTGAGTGCAGTTGCGAGATCGCCGACCAGAGGGCTCGTGAGGTCATGGGCCGACCCTAGCGGCGTCCAAATGGCGCAATGGGGGACGACAGGGCCCCGGACTCAGATACCATCGGTATGCGAACCAGGAAGGAGCCCGCCGTGACGCAGACCAGAGTGAGCCGTGCCGAGCGTCAGCAGCAGACGCGTGACCGCCTCGTGGAGGTGGCCACCCAGATGTTCCTGGACGTCGGGTACTCCGGCACGTCACTGGACAAGGTGGCCGTCGAGGCCGGCTTCTCCAAGGGTGCGGTGTACTCGAACTTCGCGGGCAAGGAAGAGCTCTGCATGGCGGCGCTCGACACGATCCACGCCGAGAAGATCCGCCTCGTGCACGAGATGTTCACCGAGGACACGTCGATCGAGACGCGCCTGAAGAGCTTCGTCGAGTGGTCGCGGTCGGGCCTGGGCGAGCCGCGCTGGACGGCGCTCGAGGTGGAGTTCGCCGCCGTCGCGCGGCACAACCCCTGGGTGGCGTCGGAGCTGGTGAAGCGTCACCGCGAGGTGCGCCGCCTCATCGCGCAGCTGATCTCGGCCACGGTCGAGGACGCCGGGCTCGAGACGACCGTGCCGGTCGAGCACGTGGCCACGGCCCTGCTCGCGGTGGGCGCCGGACTCGGCGGCCTGCGCGCGCTCGACCCGAAGATCGACATGGACGTGTTCGGCGACGTGCTCGCCGGCCTCGTCAGGCCCCGGAGGGACCCCGCGGCTCAGTAGCCGCCGTTGGCCTTGAAGCGCTCGAAGCTGGCCTGGATCTCGGCCTCGGCCTCGGCGCGGCCGACCCACTCGGAGCCTTCCTCGACCGACTTCCCGGGCTCGAGGTCCTTGTAGCTGGTGAAGAAGTGCTCGATCTCGCGCAGGTCGAAGTCGGACACGTCGCCGACGTCCTGCGTGTGGTCGTGGCGCGGGTCGCTCGCGGGCACGCAGAGGATCTTGTCGTCGCCGCCGGCCTCGTCGGTCATCTTGAACATGCCGATCGCGCGGCACTCGATGACGCAGCCGGGGAACGTCGGGAACGGCAGGATGACGAGCGCGTCGAGCGGGTCACCGTCGTTGCCGAGGGTGTGGTCGATGAACCCGTAGTCCGCCGGGTACTGCATCGACGTGAAGAGGGTGCGGTCCAGCCGGATGCGGTGGGTCTTGTGGTCGAGCTCGTACTTGTTGCGCTCGCCCTTGGGGATTTCCACGGTGACGTCGAAAAACACGGTTCCTCCGGCTTGGTGTTGATGGCTGTCACATAGTCTGACGCACGTGACGGCCCGTGGCTCCCGCAGGGGGGAGAGAGTGCATGCGGCCTGGATGCTGCCGTTGCTCGTGGTCGTGACGCTCGCGGCGATCGCGGTGCTCTACGTCCGGGGCGACCTCAACCCCATCCTGTGCGACGGCCCGTGCGGACCCGAGTACGTCACCGCCCCCACCGGCCTGGTCTCCGCCTCGCCCGCGTCCGACCGGGCCACCGGCGTCGGCGCCGGGCCCGTCGACGCCGCCGCGCTCGCGGCCGCGGTGAAGGAGCCGCTGGCGTCCGACGCCCTCGGCGGACGCACGAGCCTCGTCGCGCTCGACGCCCGCGACGGCACCGTGCTGGCCACGTCGGGCGATGGCACGCACGTCCCCGCCTCGACGACGAAGGTCCTGACCGCCGTGGCGGCGCTCGACACGCTCGGTCCCGACGCCACCTTCACCACCACGGTCGTGCGCGACGGCGACCGCCTCGTGCTGGTCGGCGGCGGCGATCCCTACCTCACCGACACCCGGACGAAGGGGTCGCCGGTGGAGCGGGCCGACCTCGCCACGCTGGCGGCCGCCACGGCGACGAAGGTCGGCTCGGCGAAGGTCACGCTCGGCTACGACGTCTCCCTGTTCTCCGGGCCGTCGGTCAGCCCGGCCTGGGAGGAGGGCTACGTCGGCGGCGTGGTCGCGCCCGTCAGCCCGCTGTGGATCGACCGGGGGCGCGTGGGCGGCGCGCGCTCCACCGAGCCGGCCGCGGACGCCGCCCGTCGCTTCGCCGAGCTGTTGCGGGCGGAGGGCGTCGACGTCACGGGCGAGCCGGCCCGGGTCGAGGCGCCCGCGGGCGCCACGAAGGTCGCGCAGGCCCGCAGCGCCCGGCTGTCGCGGATCGTCGAGCGGTTCCTGGCCGACTCCGACAACGAGGTCGCCGAGGTGCTGCTGCGCCAGGCCGCGATCGGAGGAGGGCAGCCCGGCTCGTTCGCCGGCGGCTCGAAGGTCGCCACCGAGGTCCTGGCCTCGGCGGGCGTCAGCACCGGGGGACTCGTGCTCAACGACGGCAGCGGGCTCTCGCGCAAGAACCGGATCTCCGCCACCACGCTCGCCGAGACGATGGTCGAGGCGTCCTCCACGCCGCGCCTGGCCTCGGTGCTGAGTGGCCTTCCGGTGGGTGGCTTCAGCGGCACCCTCGAGAACCGCTACGACCGCAGCGACGCGCGCGGTCTCGTCCGGGCCAAGACCGGCACCCTCACCGGCGTGCACTCCCTGGCCGGCATCGTCACCCTCGACGGCGGGCGGCCCGTCGCCTTCGCGGTGATGGCCGACGACACCGAGCAGGTCAACCCGTTCGTCACCCAGGCCGCGCTCGACCGCGTCGCCGCGTCGATGGCCGCCTGCGCCTGTGGGGGTGAGTGACATGAGCCCGTCCCGACTGGTCGACCGGCTCCCCGGCGGCACCACCGACGACGTCGACGCAGTGCACGAGGCGATCCTCGGGTGGATCGAGGACCGCGGCCTGACGCCCTATCCGGCGCAGGACGAGGCGATCCTGGAGATGGTCGCCGGGTCCAACGTCGTGCTGGCCACCCCCACCGGCTCGGGCAAGAGCCTCGTCGCCACGGCGGCCATGGGTGCGGCGCTCGCCCGCGGCGAGTGCAGCGTCTACACCGCGCCGATCAAGGCGCTCGTGAGCGAGAAGTTCTTCGACCTGTGCGAGGTCTTCGGGGCCGACAACGTCGGCATGGTCACCGGTGACGCGGCGGTGAACGCCGACGCGCCGATCATCGCGGCGACGGCCGAGATCCTCGCGAACATGGCGCTGCGCGAGGGGGCCGCGGCGGACATCGGCCTGGTCGTGATGGACGAGTTCCACTTCTATGCCGACCCCGACCGCGGCTGGGCCTGGCAGGTGCCGCTGATCGAGCTGCCGCGCGCCCAGTTCCTGCTCATGTCGGCCACGCTGGGCGACACGACCCGCCTCGAGGCCGACCTCGCCCGCCGGACCGGCCGCGAGACGGTCGCGGTCACGTCGGTCGAGCGTCCCGTGCCGCTGGTCAGCGAGTACGTCACCACGCCCGTTCACGAGACGCTCGAGCAGCTCGTCGAGACGCACCAGACGCCGGTCTACGTCGTGCACTTCTCGCAGGCGGCGGCACTGGAGCGCGCGCAGGCCCTGACCAGCGCCAAGGTGGCCACGCGCGCCGAGCGCGACGCGATCGCCGACGCGCTGGGCGACTTCCGCTTCACCTCGGCGTTCGGCAAGACGCTCTCGCGCCTGATCCGCATGGGGATCGGCGTCCACCACGCCGGCATGCTGCCGCGGTACCGACGCCTCGTCGAGACCCTCACGCAGCAGGGCCTGCTCAAGGTGGTGTGCGGCACCGACACCCTCGGCGTCGGCATCAACGTCCCGATCCGCACCGTGCTCTTCAGCGGCCTGTCGAAGTACGACGGCACCCGCCAGCGTCACCTCCAGGTGCGCGAGTTCCAGCAGATCGCCGGGCGCGCGGGTCGCGCCGGGTTCGACACCGTGGGGCACGTCGTCGTCGAGGCGCCCGAGCACGAGATCGAGAACGCCCGGCTCGTGCGCAAGGCCGGCGACGACCCGAAGAAGCTCAAGCGGATCCAGCGCAAGAAGCCGCCGGAGGGCTTCGTCTCGTGGGGCCACGGGACCTTCGAGCGGCTCGTGAACGGCACGCCCGAGCCGCTCGTCTCGCGGATGAAGGTCAGCCACGCGATGGTGCTCGACGTCATCACCCGGCCCGGCGACGCACGCGCGGCGCTGGAGCACCTCGTCCGCGAGAGCGGCGAGACCGAGGAGTCGCAGGATCGACTGCTGGCCGAGGTCGACCACATCGTCGAGGCGCTGCTGGCGGGCGAGGTCGTCGAGCGGATCGACCCGCCCGACGCCCAGGGCCGCACGCTGCGCCTCACCGTCGACCTGCAGGCGAACTTCGCGCTCAACCAGC
This genomic interval from Aeromicrobium choanae contains the following:
- a CDS encoding sugar phosphate isomerase/epimerase family protein; this encodes MRSIGINTWVWQSPLTDATVEARLEHVAALGFDAVELPLENLGDLTADVVGPALERTGLAPSVVGAMAPGRDLVGADDEAVAITQEYLRGCVDLAAGIGADAVCGPFYAATGRTWRLSPDERRDAYRQWREHLAPVVEHAASRGVRIGIEPLNRYETSLVNTVDQALEGLDGLLGASLGLALDTYHLNIEERSSAGAIRAAGEHLVHIQVCGSDRGAPGGDQTDWDALIGALDEVGHTGPLVIESFTAENASIATAASIWRPLAPTQDDLARDGLAFLRELTRTGESR
- a CDS encoding TetR/AcrR family transcriptional regulator, giving the protein MTQTRVSRAERQQQTRDRLVEVATQMFLDVGYSGTSLDKVAVEAGFSKGAVYSNFAGKEELCMAALDTIHAEKIRLVHEMFTEDTSIETRLKSFVEWSRSGLGEPRWTALEVEFAAVARHNPWVASELVKRHREVRRLIAQLISATVEDAGLETTVPVEHVATALLAVGAGLGGLRALDPKIDMDVFGDVLAGLVRPRRDPAAQ
- a CDS encoding inorganic diphosphatase, with amino-acid sequence MFFDVTVEIPKGERNKYELDHKTHRIRLDRTLFTSMQYPADYGFIDHTLGNDGDPLDALVILPFPTFPGCVIECRAIGMFKMTDEAGGDDKILCVPASDPRHDHTQDVGDVSDFDLREIEHFFTSYKDLEPGKSVEEGSEWVGRAEAEAEIQASFERFKANGGY
- a CDS encoding Gfo/Idh/MocA family protein produces the protein MTRELGVAVIGYSFMGKAHSNAWRNVGAFHPHLPRVAQQVLVGRDASAVSAAAHQFGWRESATDWRDVVTRDDVDVIDICTPGHLHHEIALAALRAGKHVIVEKPLTNTLEESAELVVAAEEARARGVRSMVGFNYRCVPALALARSVIAEGRIGEVRQVRASYLQDWLVDPDAPMTWRLRKEEAGSGVLGDLGSHVVDQVRFLLDDEIASVSGRLETFVESRPGPSGPEPVTVDDAAWALLGTSRGAVVSLEVSRMAAGRKNALQIEVFGSRGSVAFDLERLNELWIDTGEGRTRVLVTEPDHPHLEPWWPPGHVLGWDHTFTTQAAGFLAAIAAGTDPTPSFEDGLAVQRVLDAIERSAVAGRDTVALARS
- the cobU gene encoding bifunctional adenosylcobinamide kinase/adenosylcobinamide-phosphate guanylyltransferase; amino-acid sequence: MRTLITGGVRSGKSFHAESMLVAATDVTYIAPGPPPDPEFDPDWAARVEAHRGRRPQHWKTVETADLERAIAMTDDTVIVDCLGTWVTALISELDGWDQTLDDWEPEFWLRVERAVQAMTAHAEDVVVVTNEVGWGVVPEHRSGRLFRDLLGKVNQRFAMDCDEVLLVVAGRVLRL
- a CDS encoding adenosylcobinamide-GDP ribazoletransferase, encoding MSRFGDAVRLSVGTFSAVPVPAPRRVDRATAGVAVAIAPLAVIPVGALVALVAWGGRELGLSSVVVGALAIGLGAWATRGFHLDGLADTADALASSYDRDRALTVARTGDVGPAGAATLVLVLLTQAAAAGTVATLWSWGPVALGVLWCLARAAATVGLRRGVPAARSDGMGATFAGSVGPVALAVGWIAAAGVGAALTATTSAPVLQGVVTVAVALAVTLALIAHVVRRLGGIIGDAVGASVEVALAVLLIGFSAVIA
- a CDS encoding sugar phosphate isomerase/epimerase family protein encodes the protein MGKRFTLFTGQWADLTLEEVAELAAGWGYDGLEIAVSGEHLDAWRWDDDDYVEGRLEILRRHGLGCWAISNHLKGQAVCDDPIDDRHRSIVGPRVWGDGEPEGVRRRAAEEMQHTARLAQRMGVDVVVGFTGSSIWQYVAMFPPVPAERIEAGYQDFADRWHPILDVFDECGVRFAHEVHPSEIAYDHWSTVRTLEAIGHREAFGINWDPSHMVWQGLDPVAFISDFADRIYHVDCKDTRMRMGGGRNGILSSHLPWGDQRRGWDFVSTGRGDVPWEDAFRALARIGYAGPISVEWEDAGMDRLRGAPEALEFLKRFDFELPTASFDSVFDQG
- a CDS encoding DUF3516 domain-containing protein produces the protein MVAGSNVVLATPTGSGKSLVATAAMGAALARGECSVYTAPIKALVSEKFFDLCEVFGADNVGMVTGDAAVNADAPIIAATAEILANMALREGAAADIGLVVMDEFHFYADPDRGWAWQVPLIELPRAQFLLMSATLGDTTRLEADLARRTGRETVAVTSVERPVPLVSEYVTTPVHETLEQLVETHQTPVYVVHFSQAAALERAQALTSAKVATRAERDAIADALGDFRFTSAFGKTLSRLIRMGIGVHHAGMLPRYRRLVETLTQQGLLKVVCGTDTLGVGINVPIRTVLFSGLSKYDGTRQRHLQVREFQQIAGRAGRAGFDTVGHVVVEAPEHEIENARLVRKAGDDPKKLKRIQRKKPPEGFVSWGHGTFERLVNGTPEPLVSRMKVSHAMVLDVITRPGDARAALEHLVRESGETEESQDRLLAEVDHIVEALLAGEVVERIDPPDAQGRTLRLTVDLQANFALNQPLSPFAVAAFDLLDRESPTYALDVVSVVESTLDDPRPIISAQRFRARGEAVAEMKMDGIEYDERMELLEDVEHPKPLEDLLNAAYEMYRNGHPWVADHELRPKSVVREMWERAMTFSEVIAEYRLARSEGLVLRYLSDVYKTLVRTVPTAVRNDELTDLTEWLGELVRQTDSSLLDEWEQLIAPGGDPADVRPQATGAETPRPLTANARAFRVLVRNAMFRRVELAAFGRWDALGELDSGSGWDALAWREAIAGYREEYSELGSDAQARGPQLFMVEDETRRVWQVRQVFDDPEGDRDWGISAEVDLDASDAEGEPVVRVLDVGPR
- the cobT gene encoding nicotinate-nucleotide--dimethylbenzimidazole phosphoribosyltransferase encodes the protein MITPPSQDALSAARDRLAALAIPTGALGRLGELALWWSSVRGEATPAAPSNVRAVVFAGDHGVAAHGVSAYPPAVTGAMVRAFVSGVAGVAVLARQHDVHLRVQDLGVDGEFPDLDPAISAYKIRRGTEPLHLTDPMTADEARRAVEAGAAIAAEEIAAGADLLIGGDMGIGDTTTAAVLTAAILGLPAVDVVGRGTGIDDAALRVKTEVIDTALRRAQDRTSDPIDLLSALGSPDIAAQAGFISAAAQAGVPVLLDGAIATAAALVAERLTPGVAPWLAAGHRSTEGAQWHALKDLGLEPLLDLGMRLGEGSGAVTAVPLVRSAALLLSEMARLDELL
- the dacB gene encoding D-alanyl-D-alanine carboxypeptidase/D-alanyl-D-alanine endopeptidase, with translation MLPLLVVVTLAAIAVLYVRGDLNPILCDGPCGPEYVTAPTGLVSASPASDRATGVGAGPVDAAALAAAVKEPLASDALGGRTSLVALDARDGTVLATSGDGTHVPASTTKVLTAVAALDTLGPDATFTTTVVRDGDRLVLVGGGDPYLTDTRTKGSPVERADLATLAAATATKVGSAKVTLGYDVSLFSGPSVSPAWEEGYVGGVVAPVSPLWIDRGRVGGARSTEPAADAARRFAELLRAEGVDVTGEPARVEAPAGATKVAQARSARLSRIVERFLADSDNEVAEVLLRQAAIGGGQPGSFAGGSKVATEVLASAGVSTGGLVLNDGSGLSRKNRISATTLAETMVEASSTPRLASVLSGLPVGGFSGTLENRYDRSDARGLVRAKTGTLTGVHSLAGIVTLDGGRPVAFAVMADDTEQVNPFVTQAALDRVAASMAACACGGE
- a CDS encoding DNA-3-methyladenine glycosylase I, with amino-acid sequence MTFLGPDGAPRCDWAGGAPGFVEYHDGEWGFPVSDDVRLFEKFCLEGFQSGLSWRTILDKRENFRAAFAGFDLETVAAFDESDVLRMLADAGIVRHRGKIEAAINNAGRALDLIESEGSLAAFVWRHEPDPAEIPEPQSLTTSPTATALSKDLKRRGWKFVGPTTVFSFMQAMGLVNDHAHDCVIRARVADARAAFTPPA
- a CDS encoding SCO6745 family protein, producing the protein MTSRALWSAISQLHSGVYFAPDSKARYESVGLKGYWMGYFASRSAALGTPRPRLVVATFHGFAPRLVERALPDAWRLADRDRVLEQRYALARDLLEGVAEGATALAPRVRSVLAGVDWAGKPLAAAHAELPASDDPVIDFWQSVTALREYRGDCHVAVLTAAGLSGAAANALAESTGWLRHADQRTMRGWTEEEWAEAIAGLVTRGWLEPDGTATETGRAARAQLEDATDRVVAAGLDREAASRLVTLEAELVDLAGQWADDHPALAGRPLRSS